A stretch of the Actinoalloteichus fjordicus genome encodes the following:
- the poxB gene encoding ubiquinone-dependent pyruvate dehydrogenase, with translation MPTIADRVVEIMHESGVERVYGLAGDSLNGLTDAIRRAGTLSWQPVRHEEAAAFAAAGEAAVTGELAVCAGSCGPGNLHLINGLFDANRSRVPVLAIAAQIPAAEIGSNYFQETHPQDLFRECSVYTELVSGVDQLPRLLEIAMRTAVERHGVAVLVIPGEVFLRNAPDRRSSAPIRAVPRITRPTDRELHAAAEVLNAARKVTILAGAGVQGAHPELLAIAKRLQAPIVHALRGKEFIEYDNPYDVGMTGLLGFSSGYKAMENCDTLLMLGTDFPYQQFFPPQAKIVQVDIRGEQLGRRTPIDVGLVGNIRDTVDGLLPLLADGRSSRHLDSSLADYAKARRELDALADNDRNRTPIHPQYVARLVSELASEDAVVIPDVGSPVVWACRYLKMNGSRRLIGSFAHGTMAAAVPLAIGVQSAFPRRQVIALAGDGGLAMLLGELLTIRQHRLPVKIVLFNNSSLNFVELEMKAAGLVNFGTELEQTDFAALATALGIHGQRVEQPDDVADALRTAFAHDGPALVDLVTARQEISVPPAITAAQVKGFTLYALRTIMSGRGDELVDLAGTNVFRRLFD, from the coding sequence ATGCCGACCATCGCGGACCGCGTCGTCGAGATCATGCACGAATCGGGGGTCGAGCGGGTCTACGGACTCGCAGGCGACTCGCTGAACGGACTCACCGACGCGATCAGACGGGCGGGCACCCTCTCCTGGCAGCCCGTGCGGCACGAGGAGGCGGCGGCCTTCGCCGCAGCAGGCGAGGCGGCGGTCACCGGGGAGCTCGCGGTGTGCGCGGGCAGCTGCGGACCGGGCAACCTGCACCTGATCAACGGTCTCTTCGACGCCAACCGCAGCCGCGTCCCGGTGCTCGCCATCGCCGCACAGATCCCGGCGGCCGAGATCGGGAGCAACTACTTCCAGGAGACGCACCCGCAGGACCTGTTCCGCGAATGCAGCGTCTACACCGAGCTGGTCAGCGGCGTCGATCAGCTTCCCCGGCTGCTGGAGATCGCCATGCGGACGGCCGTCGAACGACACGGCGTCGCCGTGCTGGTGATCCCCGGCGAGGTCTTCCTCCGGAACGCCCCCGATCGACGCAGCTCGGCACCCATCCGGGCCGTTCCGAGGATCACGCGCCCGACCGATCGCGAGCTGCACGCCGCCGCCGAGGTGCTGAACGCCGCCCGCAAGGTCACCATCCTGGCCGGCGCGGGCGTGCAGGGCGCCCACCCGGAGCTGCTGGCCATCGCGAAACGGCTCCAGGCCCCGATCGTGCACGCGCTGCGGGGCAAGGAGTTCATCGAGTACGACAACCCCTATGACGTCGGAATGACCGGACTGCTCGGCTTCAGCTCCGGCTACAAGGCCATGGAGAACTGCGACACCCTGCTCATGCTCGGCACCGACTTCCCCTACCAGCAGTTCTTCCCACCGCAGGCGAAGATCGTGCAGGTCGACATCCGAGGTGAGCAGCTGGGCCGCCGCACCCCGATCGACGTCGGGCTCGTCGGCAACATCCGAGACACGGTCGACGGTCTGCTGCCCCTGCTCGCCGACGGACGCAGCTCACGACACCTGGACTCCTCGCTGGCGGACTACGCGAAGGCGCGCAGGGAACTCGACGCGCTCGCCGACAACGACCGCAACCGCACCCCGATCCACCCGCAGTACGTCGCGAGGCTCGTCAGCGAACTCGCCTCGGAAGACGCCGTGGTCATCCCGGATGTCGGGTCGCCCGTCGTCTGGGCCTGCCGCTATCTGAAGATGAACGGCTCCCGCAGGCTGATCGGCTCGTTCGCGCACGGGACGATGGCTGCGGCGGTGCCCCTGGCGATCGGCGTGCAGTCGGCGTTCCCCCGACGACAGGTCATCGCGCTGGCCGGGGACGGCGGGCTGGCCATGCTGCTCGGCGAACTGCTGACGATCCGTCAGCATCGGCTGCCGGTGAAGATCGTCCTCTTCAACAACTCCTCGCTGAACTTCGTCGAGCTGGAGATGAAGGCGGCCGGGCTGGTGAACTTCGGCACCGAGCTGGAGCAGACGGACTTCGCCGCCCTCGCCACGGCGCTCGGCATCCACGGGCAGCGGGTCGAGCAGCCCGACGACGTGGCGGACGCCCTGCGGACCGCCTTCGCGCATGACGGGCCCGCGTTGGTCGACCTGGTCACCGCGCGCCAGGAGATCTCGGTCCCGCCCGCGATCACGGCGGCCCAGGTCAAGGGCTTCACCCTCTACGCGCTGCGCACGATCATGTCGGGACGCGGGGACGAACTCGTCGACCTGGCGGGCACGAACGTGTTCCGGCGGCTGTTCGACTGA
- the aztA gene encoding zinc ABC transporter ATP-binding protein AztA, whose amino-acid sequence MSEVTMRDVSASYGSRRVLVDVTARVPRSQVTAVVGANGAGKSSLLNVIAGTLPPTSGTLRRTGSRRPAYVVQRSDVSDALPITVRGTVEMGRWAHRGPWRRLTARDHAVVADCLARLDIRDLAERQLGALSGGQRQRALVAQGLAQEAELLLLDEPGAGLDLAAQTRIEDALAQACRDGVTVLRVTHDLDVARRADHCLLLRDGRLVAEGLPEAVLTPERVRAAWGVPDLA is encoded by the coding sequence GTGTCTGAGGTCACCATGCGCGACGTCTCCGCGAGCTACGGCAGCCGCCGGGTCCTCGTCGACGTCACCGCCCGAGTACCGCGATCGCAGGTCACGGCCGTGGTCGGCGCGAACGGGGCAGGCAAGTCGTCGTTACTCAACGTGATCGCCGGGACGCTGCCGCCGACGTCCGGGACCCTTCGGCGGACCGGTTCACGTCGCCCGGCCTACGTGGTGCAGCGCAGCGACGTCTCCGATGCCCTGCCCATCACCGTGCGGGGCACGGTCGAGATGGGGCGCTGGGCACACCGTGGTCCGTGGCGGAGGCTGACGGCGCGGGATCACGCGGTCGTCGCGGACTGCCTCGCCAGGCTGGACATCCGGGACCTCGCCGAGCGGCAGCTGGGCGCGCTGTCCGGGGGGCAGCGGCAACGCGCGCTCGTCGCGCAGGGCCTGGCGCAGGAGGCGGAGCTGCTCCTGCTCGACGAGCCGGGCGCGGGCCTGGACCTCGCGGCGCAGACCCGTATCGAGGACGCGCTGGCGCAGGCGTGTCGAGACGGAGTGACGGTGCTCCGGGTCACCCACGATCTCGACGTCGCCAGGCGTGCCGACCACTGTCTGCTGCTCCGCGACGGACGGCTTGTCGCGGAAGGCCTGCCCGAGGCGGTGCTCACGCCGGAGCGCGTGCGGGCAGCGTGGGGCGTGCCCGACCTGGCTTGA